The following DNA comes from Musa acuminata AAA Group cultivar baxijiao chromosome BXJ1-4, Cavendish_Baxijiao_AAA, whole genome shotgun sequence.
GATCGAGTTTGATTTTTGCATGTTGGCTTCTCGACAAACACCATAGCCATCTTATCAATTATTTTTAGACCCTTATGCATGTGACCCAAGATCGAGTTAGGCTCATTCTTTATAATTTTGCTACGAGAAAAGCTCTCTTATATTTCGAATAACAAACTCCATTGAGaccattttttttaatctactATTATTAGATGAAACCCTAATATAATCATGGATGCTTAGTAAATTGGgtgactttcttgattttttttgtttgttcctAAAATGTGtctattgtttttattttttttcatatagtacctttattttttataatcatataaatatttttatccttTCTCATTCAGTGCCTTTGTTCTATCGTAAGGTCCCATCGTCTCTATCCCAACACGAGACCCATTGCCTATGTACAAAATCGTCTTCTCTTCTTCGTCGTCGCCTCCACCCCTTGCTCCCACTATGAGGCTTTCTTGTCGCCTTCACGCCTTACTCCAGACCCACTTGTCCTTCCTCACTTGTTGCATCCGTCACCTTGCTCATGACTCTCACGTGAGGCTTTGCTCGTCGCTTTCGCCTCCTCTACCTCTTGATCCCACAGTGATGTCCTATCTCTTTTATGCAACGTTGCCCTCCTTTCCTTACCTACTACTAACATCGCCTCTATCCCCTTGCTTCCAATGCCACCCATCACTTGCTATTAATACCACGTTCACTTATGCTCCAAAGGATGTTtgtgaaattataaaaaaaatataaatatttttttaagaaaaacgaaaaaaaaataccttataagaaaaaacaaaaaaggaagacTTTTTTCAATAAAATTGCCTTGTAAATTTATATAGTTGATTCGAAAGCAAAATAATTCATCAACTATAGAGACAAATACATGTAGCTCAAGAGAATTCAATCTAAGGGCTAACTTGGGATCGGGTTTATTAATTGTTTTAGATCCGAAGTTGATCCGAAATGTCATGATTGGATCCTTGTTTCGGATCCATAAAACTATCGGGTGGTTCCTACGCGTGATCGCGGTGTATCAGACCGCATCAAATCCCTACTCGCGAGCCGAGCCCTTTCTTGGAGTCGAAGCAGGTTTGCCTTTTCTCCCCCACTTCCCCGATTCGTTCTCCGTCTCTCCTCCTCGAAAGAGTTGTCTTTGGTGCAATCGAGGTATTGTATCAATCGTTTCTCCAACCTATTATGATGGATCGTTCTCCTCTTATCTTTTGTCAGTAAGGGCTTTGTTTGGAGTACGATCATCCCCTTCAGTCTGTCCGTGGTTTAGGGTTTGTTGAGTTTAGATTCTCTCGTTTCTTGGTAACTTGATGACTCTGTTCAAACTTTGCGATTCTGATTGTCTTATGTTGTAAGACTCACAATATCTTTGATTTTAGTTTTTGGATTGGCATCGTTAAGATCATTCGGTTCTGGAATAAACTTTTGTTTCTTTAAATCTACATTGTGCAGTGTATAAATACATTTTAGTGGTTTTTAGCGTCCGTTGTACGAAATCTACATTCTTTTTGGCTTGTTAATGATGCCTTTGTAGGAGACTAAAGAAATTGAAATCTAGTAGTAGGAGACGTCCAACAAGTACATATGATTGCCAACAAATGCATGCTCACACCCACACACAACTTGCTTCACGAGTACACTGTctctcttgaaaattacatttatgTTCCTCTCCATCTTTATCCATTTTTATCCGGAAACTGATTTTGTGCTGTAATTATCCTTAGCATGGCGTCTTATAATTTGATATTGGTATGTGCATTATATCTGCTGAATGAAGGAgagttaaatataattttctcgAAAGCTAATCAACATCCTTTTGCTTTCAACTGcaaataaatttcttaatattttttatttcctatgcaACAGTATATGGCAGATTAATGGTATGGATTATAATACCCTAATCACCCATCAAGCACTCCAGCGCCGAAAAGAGAGAAAATATAGAAAGAAAGAGAGTAGAAATGGATTACCCAAAATTGTAGATTCCTATATGTCACTCTGATTGTCTCTTTCTAGTAGCTTAGACTTAAGTATCATCGGTATGTAACTGGGCTTGTTGGTTGCAAGCGATTAGGCTGAGGTTAATTGGGCAATGAAAACAGTATTAAGGTAACTTCCGTTAGGCCTATGCAAGTAATCTCATATATTGCGGGTCAAGTTTAAGGTGATGATCCTCAATCTGATGAGTGGGGTATGACCAGTGGAGATATGGTCGATAAGGTGGTATGTGAACATTTGAGTTTATTTTCACACTGAACAGCTAATGAGATCCAGGTTGAGTTAGAGGTTTAAATTAGATTTTGTTAGTATAAGGTTTAGGTTCCAGTGTTTCATGTATATTTggagttttttttatattaattttgtgGGTCCATTCAGGTTCAGGTTTAGTTTTGCTTAGAGTTAGATTTAAGTTGGTATAGATTGATGTAACTAATAAGTATGCGTTTTCTTAGGCCATAAGAGCTTAGCTTATCTTAGTTCTGCCTCATAGTTATTTGGTGATTCAGTTTGGCTGTTAATCCCTCTTTCCTTTTGTAGTCCTCTCTTTGTTACTGTGTCCATCCTCTTATCAAATCTCTTGCTAAAATAATTGTTAAAGATGAGAAATATCAAAGATGAAAATGGCTCGAGGAACAAGATGTGCTCTGATATGATCCAAGTATTCTAGAAAAGAGAAGAGGCTTCATTTTTATAGATGGTAGGAGGAGGATAGAAGTTGTGGATCTTATAAAGAAGAGGGACTCATTAGAATAATGAAAGGAATCACCGTTTTATTGGGCTTGTACAGTTCAGTCCATGTTGTCAAACAAAATTCATATAAGTTATATGCATATGTAAATTCTACTTGTCAAACATTTACTGAGTGATATCCCAGGATTACAAGAATATTTGTCATTCATGCATAGTTTATTTACTTCATTTGGCCATAATCTTTGGATCCGGCTTGCTCCTTGAACTTTACAACTATGTTTGTCTTCCAAACATCTTAAATTTCCTTCTTGGATTTGTTTCATTGCAAATGCTTGATAACCATTTGTCTATAAGCTTAAATTCTTATATAGTAGTGTTCtgattcaaaattttcttttttggttATTCCAATTCTCTGAATTCCTGAAACATGTATAGGTGATTTGGCTGTTAGTAGTATATGTTGGTAATCACCATTGTGCTAGTCTTCTAACACATCTGCAGATCCTGATCCTTTCATATATTTGCAAAAGGTGATAGACAAGATTTCATTTTGTGCTTCAATTCCCATTGTTATTTCTTTAGtctgaaatttttttatgaacatTTGGAGGACAAGCATAAATTCCCtaattatatgtattattttcTTCTTATGCATAATGAAGGGTCTCCTTGTTATACTGTCATTCTATCCCTTTGCCTGATTCAGTTTGTGCATAATCTGTGTCATGGAGTAGTTATAAACCTATGCTCGTTTGCATAAATCAAAGTGATCAATTTGCTTATCTTGTGTTAGTAATTCTCAAGGATGTCTCGCCGCTACGATAGCCGGACAACAATTTTCTCTCCTGAAGGTCGCCTCTACCAAGTGGAGTATGCCATGGAGGCCATTGGCAATGCTGGGGCAGCCATTGGCATCCTAGCACGTGATGGTGTTATCCTAGTTGGTGAGAAGAAGGTCACCTCCAAACTCCTCCAGACATCTCGGTCAACTGAAAAGATGTACAAGATCGATGACCACCTCGCCTGCGCTGTTGCTGGCATCATGTCTGATGCAAACATCCTGATCAACACTGCCCGGGTCCAGGCCCAGCGCTACACCTTCGCCTACCAGGAACCTATGCCTATCGAGCAGCTGGTTCAATCGCTCTGTGACACTAAACAGGGCTACACCCAGTTCGGTGGTCTCCGTCCTTTTGGGGTCTCCTTCCTTTTTGCAGGATGGGACAAAAACTACGGATTCCAGCTGTACATGAGTGATCCTAGTGGTAATTACAGCGGTTGGAAGGCAGCGGCAATTGGTGCCAACCACCAGGCAGCACAATCGATGCTGAAGCAAGACTACAAGGATGATATCACAAGGGACGAAGCAGTGCAACTGGCTCTAAAGGTGCTGAGCAAGACCATGGACAGCACAAGCCTTACATCCGAGAAGCTTGAACTGGCCGAGATTTTTCTTGAGCCTTCTGGGGATGTGAAGTATGAGGTCTGCAAGCCAGAGTTACTGGAGAAGTTGCTGGTGAAGCATGGGGTGACTCAAGCCACCACAGAGTGAGTCCACTTAAGTTTCGGGTCTCCTAAAGCATTTATGATGTGCTCTTGGATTGACGGCGCCCACTTTAAACAGTGTTTGGCTGGGGGGATTTCAGAAATCGTGTGTGATGTTTGAACATTTCAATTTAGAACGAAAAATCTTATTTTGATGTATCAACTTTTCAGTT
Coding sequences within:
- the LOC135640041 gene encoding proteasome subunit alpha type-4-like; amino-acid sequence: MSRRYDSRTTIFSPEGRLYQVEYAMEAIGNAGAAIGILARDGVILVGEKKVTSKLLQTSRSTEKMYKIDDHLACAVAGIMSDANILINTARVQAQRYTFAYQEPMPIEQLVQSLCDTKQGYTQFGGLRPFGVSFLFAGWDKNYGFQLYMSDPSGNYSGWKAAAIGANHQAAQSMLKQDYKDDITRDEAVQLALKVLSKTMDSTSLTSEKLELAEIFLEPSGDVKYEVCKPELLEKLLVKHGVTQATTE